From one Pseudomonas sp. B21-048 genomic stretch:
- a CDS encoding TDT family transporter — MTCTHSVKPGIKPLSHLQHPREAIRQFTPNWFAATMGTGVLALALAQLPVSNPGLHAFAEALWLFNIALFVLFTALYAARWVMFFGEARRIFGHSTVSMFFGTIPMGLATLINGFLLFGLPRWGDGVIHVAEVLWWLDVAMSLACGVLIPYMMFTRQEHSIDQMTAVWLLPVVAAEVAAASGGLLAPHLVDAHSQRVVLVTSYALWAFSLPVAFSILTILLLRMALHKLPHENMAASSWLALGPIGTGALGMLLLGADAPAIFTANGLPGIGEIAAGLGLVAGITLWGFGLWWMLIALLITVRYLRAGIPFNLGWWGFTFPLGVYSLATLKLASTLNLTFFSVFGCVLVAMLAVMWLIVAKRTVQGAWRGELFVSPCIAGLKK, encoded by the coding sequence ATGACCTGCACCCATAGCGTTAAACCCGGTATCAAACCGCTCAGTCATTTGCAGCACCCTCGAGAGGCCATCCGCCAGTTCACCCCAAACTGGTTCGCGGCGACCATGGGCACGGGTGTATTGGCGCTGGCGCTTGCGCAATTGCCGGTGTCGAATCCCGGTCTGCATGCGTTTGCCGAAGCCCTGTGGCTATTCAACATCGCTTTGTTTGTGTTGTTCACGGCCCTGTATGCCGCGCGGTGGGTCATGTTCTTCGGCGAGGCGCGACGGATTTTCGGCCATTCCACGGTTTCGATGTTTTTCGGCACCATTCCCATGGGCCTTGCGACCCTCATCAATGGTTTTCTGCTGTTCGGTCTGCCGCGCTGGGGCGACGGTGTGATCCATGTCGCTGAAGTGCTGTGGTGGCTGGACGTGGCGATGTCGCTGGCCTGCGGCGTATTGATTCCCTACATGATGTTCACCCGCCAGGAGCACAGCATTGACCAGATGACCGCCGTCTGGCTGTTGCCGGTGGTGGCGGCGGAAGTGGCGGCGGCCAGCGGTGGCTTGCTGGCGCCGCATTTGGTCGATGCTCATTCACAACGGGTAGTGTTGGTGACCAGCTACGCGCTCTGGGCCTTTTCTCTACCTGTCGCGTTCAGCATTCTGACCATTCTGTTGTTGCGCATGGCATTGCATAAATTGCCCCACGAAAACATGGCCGCCTCGAGCTGGCTGGCCCTCGGTCCCATCGGAACCGGCGCATTGGGTATGTTGTTGTTGGGTGCCGACGCGCCGGCGATCTTCACCGCCAACGGTCTGCCGGGTATCGGTGAGATCGCCGCGGGGCTTGGGTTGGTGGCCGGCATCACGCTGTGGGGCTTCGGGCTCTGGTGGATGCTGATAGCGTTGTTGATCACCGTGCGTTACTTGCGCGCCGGTATCCCGTTCAACCTCGGCTGGTGGGGCTTCACGTTCCCGCTGGGGGTCTACTCCCTGGCTACGCTGAAACTGGCCAGCACCTTGAACCTGACGTTTTTCAGTGTCTTTGGTTGCGTGTTGGTGGCAATGCTGGCGGTGATGTGGCTGATAGTCGCCAAACGGACAGTGCAGGGCGCATGGCGAGGTGAGCTGTTTGTCTCGCCGTGCATCGCAGGATTAAAGAAATAA
- a CDS encoding MFS transporter gives MSRLTSNRSSLWFLALTLLSFLAASTAPTPLYHLYQEHLQFSAATLTLIFGVYALSLLAALLSVGSLSDYLGRKPVIFTAVLLNMLAMLLFINADSVAWLISARVLQGFATGMATAVLSAALLDTDRQQGPMVNSVAPLLGMALGAMGCGVLAEFAPLPLQLTYWVLFALFVMQALYVWRLPESVTRQPGAWASLRPTLHVPIQARRTLWRVLPIDLAVWALGGFFASLAPSLVRTATGSTSNLIGGATVAVLTVTGALMIYTLRNRPADKVLLLGASLLPAGVALILLAVHSASLPLFFFGTLVAGGGFGAGFLGALRSIVPLALPHERAGLMSAFYVLSYLAFCLPSLLAGSLTRTFGLVATTDGYGAVLIILSLGALFGLMRERSVEVCNVDVR, from the coding sequence ATGTCCCGTCTAACGTCAAACCGTTCCAGCCTGTGGTTTCTGGCGCTCACCTTACTCAGTTTTCTCGCCGCTTCCACCGCGCCAACGCCGTTGTATCACTTGTATCAAGAACACCTGCAGTTCTCGGCAGCGACCCTGACCCTGATTTTCGGCGTTTACGCCCTCAGCTTGCTGGCGGCGTTGCTCTCGGTCGGTTCGCTTTCGGATTATCTGGGGCGCAAACCGGTGATTTTTACCGCCGTTTTGCTGAACATGCTGGCGATGTTGCTGTTCATCAACGCCGACAGCGTCGCCTGGCTGATCAGTGCGCGGGTCCTGCAGGGTTTTGCCACGGGCATGGCCACCGCCGTTTTAAGTGCGGCGCTGCTGGACACCGACCGTCAGCAAGGGCCAATGGTCAATAGCGTCGCGCCGTTGCTGGGCATGGCGCTGGGTGCGATGGGTTGCGGCGTATTGGCCGAGTTTGCGCCGCTGCCGCTGCAACTGACCTATTGGGTGCTGTTCGCGCTGTTTGTGATGCAAGCGCTGTACGTCTGGCGCCTGCCGGAAAGCGTCACCCGACAACCGGGCGCCTGGGCCTCGTTGCGCCCGACCTTGCATGTGCCGATTCAGGCGCGGCGTACGTTGTGGCGGGTGCTGCCGATAGATCTGGCGGTGTGGGCGCTCGGTGGTTTTTTCGCTTCCCTGGCGCCGTCTCTGGTGCGGACCGCCACTGGGTCCACCTCGAATCTGATTGGCGGGGCTACGGTGGCCGTATTGACGGTGACCGGTGCATTGATGATCTACACCTTGCGCAATCGGCCGGCCGACAAAGTCTTACTGTTGGGCGCGAGCCTGCTGCCTGCGGGCGTTGCGCTGATTCTGCTGGCGGTACACAGTGCCAGCCTGCCATTGTTTTTCTTCGGCACCCTGGTGGCGGGCGGCGGGTTTGGCGCGGGCTTCCTGGGTGCCCTGCGAAGCATCGTGCCGCTGGCCTTGCCTCATGAGCGGGCGGGTTTGATGTCGGCGTTTTATGTGCTCAGTTACCTGGCTTTCTGCTTGCCGTCGTTGCTGGCTGGCAGTCTGACGCGCACCTTTGGACTGGTGGCAACCACCGATGGTTATGGTGCAGTGCTGATCATCCTGTCGCTTGGTGCGCTGTTCGGGTTGATGCGTGAGCGGTCCGTCGAAGTCTGTAACGTCGATGTTCGATGA